One window from the genome of Deltaproteobacteria bacterium encodes:
- a CDS encoding glycosyl hydrolase, which produces MPAAKAKRPPRVVLLVGTRKGAFVFRANPSRTRWRAEGPHRFGEIVNHVVLDPRDRRTLLCG; this is translated from the coding sequence GCGAAGCGGCCGCCGCGTGTCGTCCTGCTCGTGGGAACCCGAAAGGGCGCCTTCGTATTCCGCGCCAACCCCTCTCGCACGCGTTGGCGCGCCGAGGGACCGCACCGCTTCGGCGAGATCGTGAACCACGTCGTGCTCGATCCGCGCGATCGCCGTACGCTGCTCTGCGGGG